The candidate division TA06 bacterium DNA window TTCTATTAAGGTAAATGCCTTTTGACTGGATGTTGATTTCAGCTTCATAGGTAACAATACTTAAACCCTTGAACGTAAATTACTGTAGTATGGCTTTTTTCCGTTTAGCTTTTCGCCCCCAGAACTGCCGCCAGCAGTAAGGCTTTCTTCATGGGTCCGCTATCGGCCTTGTTCTGCCAGGCGATGTCCAACGCCGTGCCGTGGTCCGGCGAAGTCCTTAGTATTGGTAGGCCCAAAGTAATGTTGATGGCGCCGCCCAAAACCTTCAGCGGCAGCAGGCCCTGGTCGTGGTACATGGCGATCAGGGCGTCTAATTTTCCCTGCCGGATGAGATTAAAGCCCAATTCGGAAGACCACGGCCCCGATACCGCACAGCCCGATCTCTGGAATGATCTCACCGCCGGAAGGATCACCCTTTTTTCCTCGGAGCCGAACAGCCCGGCCTCCCCGGCATGAGGATTAAGCCCTAGCACCCCGATTCTGGGGTTCTTGATGCCCCACCAGTTTTTCAGGGCTTTTTGGGTCAGTTCTATCTTCTCCCTGATGACAGCCACAGTCAGGGTTTTGGGAACCTGAGAATAGGGTTGATGAATCGTGGCCAGAGTTACCTTGATGTTTCCCGAGGCGAACATCATGCCGAAATTCTTGACCCCGCAGATCTCCGCCAAAAGCTCGGTATGCCCCGGCTGTTTATAGCCGGCCTGACGCAGGGCCAGCTTGGAGATGGGCGCGGTGGCCAGGGCTGATACTTGGTTATCCAGGGCCAAAAGTGCCCCGGCTATGATCGAGCGGGCCGCGATGCCCCCGCTCTGGGCTGAGGGTTTTCCAGGAGTCGGGAGAAATTTTTTGCAATAGATGTCATGGATCTCCAGCCCGGCTATCTTGATGCCCGCGGCTTTGGCCGCCTGCTCCCAGATATCCTGGGACCCGACCAGCACCGGGCGGCAGTGCTTTATGATCTCCCGGTCGGCTGCGGCCTTAAGGGCGATCTCCGGACCGATCCCGGCCGGGTCGCCCATGGTTATGGCTATGAATGATTTCATGGTTCTTTCTTTTTTGTTGGGGCAATTCACGTGTCCGGCGTAGCCATAGAATTGGCGTAGTTGGATGAATTGCCCTTACTGTGCCCACCGCACTTACCAACCATTTCCAACATTTCAAACCGTTCAAACGTTTCTAACGTTGTATTGCTCCCTGCCGGACTACTCCTGCGTTTCCAACATTGCCGCGCCCCCTGCCGGACTACTCAAACGATTCTTCCTTGTCCGTGCTTTTATGCAAGTCCTCCTCGATCGTCTGATCCACCATCTCGTCAAAACCCTCGCCCGCTTCGTCGCCCAACTCCCGGCCCATCTTCTTGGCCCAGCGGGCCACCGAGGCCGGGTCGTTCTCGTCCACCCCGGAAAAGGAGGAAGGGTCGGCCAGCCGCTCCATTCTTGACTCCTCGGAACGAAGGGTCCGGAACCGGGACATCAGCCGCTCCAGCTTTTCGCTGCCGCATTTGGGGCATTTAGGGAGGCCATAGGTGGACGGATTTAGGATCAGCAGGCTGACTTTACTTTTGCAGCCCAGGCACTGATACTCGTAAATGGGCATTTCTCAAGTCTCCTTTGAATGGGATATTTCCCATTTTTCAACGATTGCGGCTATGGTCTTGTTCTTGGTCAAAAATCCCTTCCGCTCCTCTTCATCCCTGATGTTCCGGGCCTTGGTCTGCACCTCATTATAGGCCAGTCCCAGGTATTTATCCGACTCCTTCTGCCGGCCTTGCTTTTCCAGGATCCGGCAATGGGTGAAATAACTGTCTTCCTTGTAAACCTCGAAAAGTTCGTGCTTGCCGATTATTTCAATTGCCTGGCTGGAATACTCAAAAGCTTTTT harbors:
- the pdxA gene encoding 4-hydroxythreonine-4-phosphate dehydrogenase PdxA, with amino-acid sequence MKSFIAITMGDPAGIGPEIALKAAADREIIKHCRPVLVGSQDIWEQAAKAAGIKIAGLEIHDIYCKKFLPTPGKPSAQSGGIAARSIIAGALLALDNQVSALATAPISKLALRQAGYKQPGHTELLAEICGVKNFGMMFASGNIKVTLATIHQPYSQVPKTLTVAVIREKIELTQKALKNWWGIKNPRIGVLGLNPHAGEAGLFGSEEKRVILPAVRSFQRSGCAVSGPWSSELGFNLIRQGKLDALIAMYHDQGLLPLKVLGGAINITLGLPILRTSPDHGTALDIAWQNKADSGPMKKALLLAAVLGAKS
- a CDS encoding zinc ribbon domain-containing protein encodes the protein MPIYEYQCLGCKSKVSLLILNPSTYGLPKCPKCGSEKLERLMSRFRTLRSEESRMERLADPSSFSGVDENDPASVARWAKKMGRELGDEAGEGFDEMVDQTIEEDLHKSTDKEESFE